A stretch of Argiope bruennichi chromosome 10, qqArgBrue1.1, whole genome shotgun sequence DNA encodes these proteins:
- the LOC129987722 gene encoding 5-hydroxytryptamine receptor-like: MIFTISSKDGIHSFENWTNSSALISKYNNISTLLNENEEKSNLIEPPLSILESDLTGVIGLSILIGFIILSTIAGNIFVLAAILRERNLQTLSNYLVLSLAIADLMVACLVMPIGVQYELMNQEWILGSAMCEIWTSGDVLCCTASILYLVAIAVDRFCAVTNINYVQHQSPRRVGFMIVTVWSVSFLVSFAPILGWKDEDFSLRVMKIFSITYCL, translated from the coding sequence ATGATTTTCACAATATCCTCAAAGGATGGAATTCATTCATTCGAAAACTGGACAAACTCTTCTGcattaatctcaaaatataacAACATATCTACACTCTTGAATGAAAACGAAGAAAAAAGTAACCTCATAGAACCACCCCTAAGTATTCTAGAAAGTGACCTAACAGGTGTAATTGGCCTCTCCATTCTCATCGGCTTCATCATCCTCTCGACCATCGCCGGAAATATTTTCGTCCTTGCTGCCATTCTCAGGGAACGCAATCTTCAAACTTTGAGCAATTACTTGGTCTTGTCGCTGGCCATTGCCGACTTAATGGTGGCCTGCCTGGTCATGCCCATCGGTGTCCAATACGAATTAATGAACCAGGAATGGATCTTGGGATCTGCGATGTGTGAAATATGGACTTCGGGAGACGTCCTGTGTTGCACAGCCTCGATACTGTACTTGGTGGCTATTGCAGTGGACCGATTTTGCGCCGTGACCAACATCAATTATGTCCAGCATCAGAGTCCTAGAAGAGTCGGGTTTATGATTGTGACCGTTTGGAGTGTCTCGTTTCTTGTTTCTTTTGCTCCGATATTGGGATGGAAAGATGAAGATTTTTCGCTCagagttatgaaaatattttcaataacttattGTTTATGA